The Brockia lithotrophica genome includes the window CTCTCCAACGCGCTCGGCCGTAGTGTGGAGCACCGTTGGCTCGCCGTCTTCTCCGAAACGGACGTATACGGCCTTGTTCCGGAAGACGTGAACGAGTTGACCGTCGGAAAGCGGTTCTTCCGGCTCTGGACTCACGCGATCTCCCGGGTATAAGGTAATCCCCCGTTCCTTCAAAAGCTCCGCCACCGTAGGTGCTCGCGTATTCACCACGTATGCCTTGCCGTCGACCCAGAGGCCCACCGTCTTCGGGCGATAGGCTTGGGCGTGGACCGTCGTGGATACGGTCATCGAGACGGAAAGGGCGAGAAACCCCAGCCGCTTCCACGCCGTCGATGATCCGCCACGGTAGCCCTCCAAGCGTTCAGCCCCCTTCCGTTGTGTGAGGATCCTCGCAAAGGTGGCCTGAGTGTACGGCCGTCCTTGCGAGGCGCGGGAGAACGCGGTGGGCGTTGCAAAACGTCCGCCGCCGGATCTCCGCCTCCGAAAGGCCCAGGAGCTCGGCTACGGCCTGCCCTACGATCGCTACATACGCCGGCTCGTTGCGCTTTCCGCGGTGCGGATGCGGCGTGAGGTACGGGGAATCGGTTTCGAGGACGATGCGGTCCAGGGGTATGCGGGGCAGAAGATCGCGCTGAGCGGCCTTGCGGAAGGTAACCACTCCGCCGAATCCTAAGGCGAAGCCGAGGGAAAGCCCACGCTCGGCGTGCGAAGCGTCGCCGGAAAAGGCGTGGAGGATCCCCCCTACTTCTTCGGCACCCTCTTCTTCGAGGATGCGGAGGACGTCGTCGTGCGCGTCGCGGTCGTGGACGACGATGGGGAGCCCCGCATCGCGAGCGAGGCGAATTTGCCGGCGGAAGGCGTCCTGCTGGACGGCCGGAGGAACGGTATCCCAATGGTAGTCGAGGCCGATTTCCCCCACGGCTACGACCTTGGGATGCGTGAGGAGGCGGCGAAGTTCCCGCTCCTCCTCGGCGCCAAAGGACGCCACTTCCGTAGGGTGCCAGCCCACGGCCGCGTAGACAAAAGAATACGCCTCCGCCAGCGCCAACGTCGAGCGGATCGATACTGCATTATACCCAACGTTGACGATCTTTACCACTCCGACCGCTTGCGCGCGGGCGAGGACCTCTTCCCGGTCGCCGTCGAACCGGGGATGGTCGACGTGGGCGTGCGTATCGATCCAACCCGGGGCGAAACCTGCCGCCCCTTCGGATGTGTCCGGCCTCATGAGATCGTCGCCCCGTTGGGAACTTCCGGGGGAAGGGTGAGGAGAACGATGCGTTCCCCGGCGTGAGCGGCGAGGAGCATACCCTGGGATTCGTACCCCATGAGGCGGCGGGGCTTCAGGTTCGCCACGACGACCACCTTACGCCCTACGAGGTCCTCGGGCCGGTAAGAGGGGTAGAGTCCGCCTACGATCTGCCGCACCTCTCCCCCCAGGTCGACCTCCAGACGGATGAGCTTCTCCGACTTCTCGATCCGCTCGGCTTGCACGATCTCGCCTACGCGAAGTTCGACCTTGCGAAACTCGGCAATGTCGAGAAGCCCCTCCGCGTCGTGTTTTGTCGTCTCCGCCTTCCTTTCTTCTGCCGCGGAATTAGACGCGCCTTCCGCGGCCTCCGCGCGCAACGCCCCCGTGAGGGTGTCGATGTACGCCACCTCTTCCGCGACGTTGCGCCGCGGGAAGAGGGGATCTCCCTTGAAGACGGTGGCGCCTACGGGCAACACCCCGAACGTCGTCATGGCGGACCAGCCGGTGCGCTCTTCGTCGCCGTACACGGCGATGCGCCGAAGGATCTGTTCCGCCGTTCGGGGCAAGAAGGGCCGGAGGGCGATGCCGACGAAGCGAAGCCCCTCCAGGGCGTGGTAGAGGACGGTGGCGAGGCGCCTCTCCTTCCCTTCGCGCGCGAGCGTCCAGGGCGCGCTTTCCTCGAGGTAGCGGTTTACGTCGTGGACGAATTCGAGGACGGCGGCCAGGGCCATGTGAAGTGCGTAGTGGTCCATGTGCGTCTCGATTTCCTCTTTGAGAGCAAGGGCACGGCGGCGGAGTTCCGCATCTTGGGCCTCCGTCGGACCGGGCTCCGGCACCCGGCCCTCCGCGAATTGCTCGGCAAGGGCGAGCGTGCGGCTCACGAGATTGCCCAAGTCGTTGGCGAGATCCCCGTTTACGCGCTCGAGGAAGGAGTCCACCGTAAACACGCCGTCTTGGCCAAAGGGTATCTCGCGAAGGAGGTAGTAGCGCACGGCGTCCGAACCGTAGCGCGCGATGAGGTCCTTCGGATCGATCACGTTCCCCTTCGACTTCGACATCTTTCCCTGAGGGGTGAGGACCCACCCGTGGCCGAAAACCGTCTTGGGCAGGG containing:
- a CDS encoding TatD family hydrolase, whose translation is MRPDTSEGAAGFAPGWIDTHAHVDHPRFDGDREEVLARAQAVGVVKIVNVGYNAVSIRSTLALAEAYSFVYAAVGWHPTEVASFGAEEERELRRLLTHPKVVAVGEIGLDYHWDTVPPAVQQDAFRRQIRLARDAGLPIVVHDRDAHDDVLRILEEEGAEEVGGILHAFSGDASHAERGLSLGFALGFGGVVTFRKAAQRDLLPRIPLDRIVLETDSPYLTPHPHRGKRNEPAYVAIVGQAVAELLGLSEAEIRRRTFCNAHRVLPRLARTAVHSGHLCEDPHTTEGG
- the metG gene encoding methionine--tRNA ligase; the protein is MARTFYITTPIYYPSAKLHIGNAYTTIAADAIARYKRLLGYDVFFLTGTDEHGKKLQRTAERHGKTPLEYIEPIVAWIQDLWEKLDISYDDFIRTTEPRHKEAVQKIIARLLEKGDIYLGRYEGYYCVECEAYWTEFQVVKKDGQYLCPDCGRPVQKISQESYFLRLTKYQDRLIRHIEEHPEFILPEARRNEMLNNFLRPGLEDLSVSRIDLDWGIPFPNDPKHVAYVWIDALANYITALGYMSDDPSRFERYWPADLHLVGKDIVRFHTIYWPILLMALDLPLPKTVFGHGWVLTPQGKMSKSKGNVIDPKDLIARYGSDAVRYYLLREIPFGQDGVFTVDSFLERVNGDLANDLGNLVSRTLALAEQFAEGRVPEPGPTEAQDAELRRRALALKEEIETHMDHYALHMALAAVLEFVHDVNRYLEESAPWTLAREGKERRLATVLYHALEGLRFVGIALRPFLPRTAEQILRRIAVYGDEERTGWSAMTTFGVLPVGATVFKGDPLFPRRNVAEEVAYIDTLTGALRAEAAEGASNSAAEERKAETTKHDAEGLLDIAEFRKVELRVGEIVQAERIEKSEKLIRLEVDLGGEVRQIVGGLYPSYRPEDLVGRKVVVVANLKPRRLMGYESQGMLLAAHAGERIVLLTLPPEVPNGATIS